Proteins from one Desulfonema limicola genomic window:
- a CDS encoding response regulator, which yields MSNDLENARILIVDDMATNLQVLGTILKERGFHTNIARNGREAIVRAEKVCPDLILLDVMMPEMDGFEACRQLKNIETTKHIPIIFLTAKTETESVVKGFDLGAADYVLKPFNSAELLARVQTHLDLKRSRDIIDQKNQDLLDKNKALIKLNKDLQNALAEIKTLKGILPICSNCKKIRLENSDPRKQESWVMLESYIQKHTDAQLSHGICPECAQKLYPDFFEGN from the coding sequence ATGAGCAATGACCTGGAAAATGCCCGAATACTTATAGTTGACGATATGGCAACAAATCTGCAAGTATTGGGTACTATTTTAAAGGAACGCGGATTTCATACCAATATTGCCCGCAATGGCAGAGAAGCTATTGTACGGGCTGAAAAGGTTTGTCCTGATCTTATTCTGCTGGATGTCATGATGCCTGAAATGGATGGATTTGAAGCGTGCCGCCAGTTAAAAAATATTGAAACAACAAAACATATTCCAATTATCTTTTTAACAGCCAAAACTGAAACAGAATCTGTTGTTAAAGGATTTGATCTTGGTGCTGCAGATTATGTTCTCAAGCCTTTTAATTCAGCAGAACTTTTAGCCAGGGTGCAGACACATCTGGATTTAAAAAGATCAAGAGATATTATAGATCAGAAAAATCAAGACCTTCTTGATAAAAATAAGGCTCTTATAAAACTTAACAAAGATCTTCAAAATGCCCTGGCAGAAATAAAAACCCTTAAAGGCATACTGCCTATATGTTCAAATTGTAAAAAAATCAGACTGGAAAACTCGGATCCAAGAAAACAGGAATCCTGGGTTATGCTTGAATCTTATATACAAAAGCATACAGATGCACAATTATCGCATGGAATCTGCCCTGAATGCGCTCAAAAATTATATCCTGATTTTTTTGAAGGGAATTAA